A genomic stretch from Mastacembelus armatus chromosome 12, fMasArm1.2, whole genome shotgun sequence includes:
- the tor4aa gene encoding torsin-4A, with protein MSDSSASASLTEGDLEGDLEGDLEGDLEGDLEGDLEGDLEGQVNGDLDGEVERDEKRRGSPTLSLSNFSSSLRAVIRIKQKYQIMKKRRQELGLTLATAGALTGAPPRSSPKIFTFDALTPSAFPTLSPSIHQRKKRQKKKRVLFPNGGGRRVPPKQDHSRAKYCLYLLCAIVFLQVYNAIENLDDHVLRYDLDGLEKTLRREVFGQQGAIEALLSHLKDYLSTYVHNKPLVVSLHGPSGVGKSHLGRLLAGHFRSVVGDTLVLQYYVLHHCPQEADALQCADDLSTLISEMVERAEEEEKIPLFIFDEVEHMQEEILDTLWQLVASKQSNEYLNAIYLFLSNLGHAHITKHMLHNSSSISMTMTASGRHSNLVKELTPLLRNTLEQLHPLWKEADILPLGLLEKGHVMECFLDEMTREGFYPDHTNIERLAGEIDYYPAVGGHEYSQTGCKQVVAKVNLL; from the exons ATGAGTGACAGCAGTGCCTCggcctctctgacagagggagACCTGGAGGGAGACCTGGAGGGAGACCTGGAGGGAGACCTGGAGGGAGACCTGGAGGGAGACCTGGAGGGAGACTTGGAGGGACAGGTGAACGGAGACCTGGATGGGGAAGtagaaagagatgaaaaacGGCGGGGCAGTCCAACCCTCAGTCTGTCCaacttctcctcctctctgcgtGCCGTCATTCGCATCAAGCAGAAGTACCAGATCATGAAGAAGCGCCGCCAGGAGCTGGGTCTGACTCTGGCAACAGCTGGGGCCTTAACAGGAGCCCCGCCACGATCCAGCCCCAAAATCTTCACCTTTGACGCACTCACCCCATCCGCCTTCCCCACCCTGTCACCCTCCATCCACCAAAGGAAAAAGAGGCAAAAGAAGAAGCGGGTGTTGTTTCCTAACGGAGGGGGTCGCAGGGTCCCGCCAAAGCAGGATCACAGCCGAGCCAAATACTGCCTGTACCTGCTCTGCGCCATTGTCTTTCTCCAG GTGTACAATGCCATAGAGAACCTTGATGACCACGTTCTCAGGTATGACCTGGATGGCCTAGAGAAGACCCTGAGGAGGGAGGTGTTCGGACAGCAGGGCGCCATAGAGGCTCTCCTGTCCCATCTGAAGGACTATCTGTCCACCTACGTCCACAACAAGCCTCTGGTGGTGTCCCTGCACGGCCCCAGCGGAGTGGGCAAGAGCCACCTGGGTCGCCTCCTGGCTGGACACTTCCGCTCCGTGGTGGGGGACACGTTGGTGCTGCAGTACTACGTCCTGCACCACTGCCCCCAGGAGGCCGACGCCCTGCAGTGCGCCGACGACCTCTCCACTCTCATCTCAGAGATGGTCGAACGAgccgaggaggaggagaagatcCCGCTCTTCATCTTCGACGAGGTCGAGCACATGCAAGAGGAGATCCTGGACACGCTGTGGCAGCTCGTGGCCTCCAAACAGTCCAATGAGTACCTGAACGCCATCTACCTGTTCCTGAGCAATCTGGGTCATGCGCACATCACCAAACACATGCTGCACAACTCCTCAAGCATTTCCATGACGATGACAGCATCCGGTCGTCATAGCAACCTCGTAAAAGAGCTGACTCCTTTATTACGCAACACTCTCGAGCAGCTTCACCCTCTGTGGAAGGAGGCAGACATCTTACCTCTGGGCCTTTTGGAGAAAGGTCACGTGATGGAGTGCTTCCTGGATGAGATGACCCGAGAGGGCTTCTACCCGGATCATACCAACATAGAGCGCCTCGCAGGGGAGATAGACTATTATCCCGCTGTAGGGGGGCACGAATATTCCCAGACAGGCTGCAAGCAAGTGGTGGCCAAGGTCAACCTGCTGTGA
- the brap gene encoding BRCA1-associated protein, with protein sequence MSVSLVVIRLELADQSPCPQGFQYSAAEGMSEDELQEKALGFAKHALSGKTELERAAVLHQHIGSRAMGDMVIETFEPSPDKGGGDDPGGSAVQWSDAQAEADSPGVADGPQEQKGAATGTAPDSPSKQLPDQISFFSGNPSVEIIHGIMHLYKTNKMTSLTEDVRRSAMVCILTVPATMTSHDLMKLMAPFNDVMEHMKIIRDSTPNQYMVLIKFCTQADADSFYTACNGRQFNSIEEAVCQLVYVERAEVIKSEEGASLPVMELTELPKCTVCLERMDESVNGILTTVCNHSFHSQCLQRWEDSSCPVCRYCQTPEPVEENKCFECGVQENLWICLICGHIGCGRYVSRHAYKHFEETQHTYAMQLTNHRVWDYAGDNYVHRLVASKTDGKMVQYECEGDTCQAEKIDALQLEYSYLLTSQLESQRIYWENKIVHLEKETAEEINNMKAKFKETLERCDNLEQRLGEITKDKQAMEKKYTQVNSRVLKLSQELKEEQEMNRCLRANQTQLQTRLAEEEHKGKETSDHKDATIAELQEQLRDVMFYLETQQQIEHLPPEARNEIQEGQINIAASPSDGALGSAGAGSSSGRGRRGRCRKRK encoded by the exons ATGAGCGTGTCACTGGTCGTCATCCGTTTGGAATTAGCCGACCAGTCCCCCTGTCCACAAGGTTTCCAGTACTCAGCTG CTGAAGGCATGTCAGAGGACGAGCTGCAGGAGAAAGCTCTGGGTTTCGCCAAACACGCCCTGAGTGGAAAGACGGAGCTGGAAAGAGCAGCTGTTCTGCACCAACACATCGGCAGCAGAGCCATGGGAGACATGGTGATCGAAACCTTCGAACCCAGCCCAG ATAAGGGAGGAGGGGACGACCCTGGTGGCTCTGCAGTACAATGGAGTGACGCTCAGGCTGAGGCAGACAGTCCGGGCGTCGCTGACGGGCCACAGGAACAGAAGGGTGCAGCAACGGGCACTGCTCCTGACTCCCCCTCCAAGCAGCTGCCGGACCAGATCTCATTCTTCAGTGGGAACCCGTCTGTGGAGATCATCCATGGTATCATGCACCTGTACAAGACCAA TAAAATGACGTCGCTGACTGAAGATGTGAGACGTAGTGCCATGGTGTGTATCCTCACTGTCCCAGCGACCATGACCAGCCATGACCTCATGAAGCTTATGGCTCCGTTTAATGATGTCATGGAACATATGAAGATCATACGGGACTCCACCCCTAACCAGTACATGGTTCTGATCAAGTTCTGTACACAG GCAGACGCTGACAGTTTTTACACCGCCTGTAATGGCCGCCAGTTCAACTCCATAGAGGAAGCAGTGTGCCAGCTGGTCTATGTGGAGCGGGCGGAGGTGATAAAGTCTGAAGAG ggaGCCAGTCTGCCAGTGATGGAGCTGACTGAGCTGCCAAAGTGCACCGTGTGCCTGGAGAGGATGGACGAGTCTGTCAACGGCATCCTCACCACTGTCTGCAACCACAGCTTTCACAGCCAGTGTCTCCAGCGGTGGGAGGATAGCTC GTGTCCCGTATGCAGGTACTGTCAGACTCCAGAACCAGTTGAGGAGAACAAATGCTTTGAGTGTGGCGTGCAGGAG AACCTGTGGATCTGCTTGATCTGCGGACACATTGGGTGTGGGCGTTACGTTAGCCGGCATGCCTACAAGCACTTTGAAGAAACGCAGCATACGTACGCTATGCAGCTCACCAACCACCGCGTCTGGGACTACGCAGGAG ACAACTATGTGCATCGGCTGGTGGCCAGTAAGACCGACGGGAAGATGGTGCAGTATGAATGTGAGGGCGACACCTGTCAGGCTGAGAAGATCGATGCTCTTCAGCTAGAG TACTCGTACCTGCTGACCAGTCAGCTGGAGTCTCAGAGGATTTACTGGGAGAATAAGATTGTTCACCTGGAGAAGGAGACAGCGGAGGAG ATAAACAACATGAAGGCTAAGTTTAAAGAAACGCTGGAGCGCTGTGATAACTTGGAGCAGCGGTTAGGAGAAATAACCAAAGACAAGCAGGCGATGGAGAAAAA gtaCACGCAGGTGAACAGTCGAGTGTTGAAGCTGAGCCAGGAGctgaaggaggagcaggagatgAACCGCTGTCTGAGAGCCAATCAGACGCAGCTGCAGACCCGACTGGCGGAGGAGGAACACAAGGGAAAAGAGACGA GTGACCATAAGGATGCAACAATAGCAGAACTGCAGGAGCAGCTGAGAGACGTGATGTTTTATCTGGAGACGCAGCAGCAGATCGAACACCTGCCTCCGGAGGCTCGCAACGAAATCCAAGAAGGACAGATCAACATCGCAGCCAGCCCGTCGGACGGCGCTCTGGGCTCGGCAGGAGCAGGATCGTCCTCTGGCAGAGGACGGAGAGGCCGGTGCAGGAAGAGGAAGTAG